From the Gossypium hirsutum isolate 1008001.06 chromosome A02, Gossypium_hirsutum_v2.1, whole genome shotgun sequence genome, the window GACTATGCGAGCagaatttctaaacgaaattttgaCGAGAATTACgaattttgagtttttaattcgagtttaaatcaatTGGGTTCAgcttttaggcttaatttttattatatatgagtctaatcttatatttatcagctcttattatttctttattattttattctaaattttttataattattaagtattttaagttacttagtagttttatgttaacaagaaagtttaatttaaaactactttatgtttagattaaattagagttctagtatatttaagagttttattttgatttatttagctagcttatatataggcctttgcattaTACACAATTTATTAATATTCTATTTCTCTTtttagttaataaattctctctaaGTTTTTCTtctcaagaatttctcttgagtttattttagaagagttttaacaatatttttagattgtggggatctatcttcaaactttttcttgccaaggtttCTATCTTAGAGGGAAAATTAGAGCTACTTGAAGGAGGTTGTGGATTAttcgtgtttccaaggcttcttaggacttctacacctCGTGTTCTgtctttccatttatcttctttattcgcttccttattattctaatatttggtttattattttatttttagttatttatttttaattattttatctgacttggattcgatgttgtttcaggttgtgtcaaaaatCCAAATTTCCTTCCGAACCTTTAGAGCCCTAAGCTAAATCCACAACTTTGAAAAACTTTACGATCCACTTCCACGTTCATTCGTCTCattctttatcatttggtattagatttggacgttttagttgtttttttgttttataaattaagTTCTAGCAAACAGccccaaaacaatttttttacccTAATAGTTttcaaaaacaaatattttttagttggtaaacatttttcaaacaatctaaaattttacatactatttcttggcactattttagagtataaaaaatattttccacaaaAAAGTGAtcaaaaaagtacaaaaaaaggaaaaaataagaaaatattatgtGGGGTTGAATTTTGTGCCGAAACTTTCTAGTTTAGATCTACATTATTTTCGAAAGCTCCAatttaaatttcgtgatttttggaaatcGAGAACACTTCAAACAAAGCTTGTCAAGTTGCTTTGCAATTTTTCAGGTTTTCGGGTTTTAGCAATATTCATTGACTCTTAGCcctaggttttcatttgtttttttctttttattgctcCTTTATGCAGTATAAtactttattgtttcttgtgttagtaggttaaagcacgTTGCACATTCCTTCCTCTGTGCAAGAGAATTCTTTGATGTCTAGTCGATTTTGGACTCATAATGCTCTTAGGTTCGCTTTGTTAGTTTGATTCTACTACATTCAGATTGATTGATATCAACACTTTTTAAAAGACTCACAAGATTAATTTTTACGTCATTAagaatttgatttctatttttgagTGCATAACAGTAgggtttgcttaattttttttcttgagtgGCGTGTTCTTTTCAAGCTTTCATAACGATTTGCATTACTATGATTGGGAAGTTGAAAAGGGATCAAAAGGTTTGAAATGCTCGAGATCAGCAATGTGACACTATTTTAGACACgatcaacaaaaatttaaaacgTCTAAGTACAAAAATTGAGCATCAGAATCGTAATTGGGGAGATAAGATTGATCAGCCTTGTCTTCGTGCAAATAATGTTTAACGTGCCTCTCGTGTAAATGATGAGACTTTGGTTAATAATAGCTGTAGACAACATTGTTTAGCCAAACCAAAGTTCAACATTCCACCATTTCGAGGGAAGTATGTTCCCAAAGCATATTGTGAGTGGGAATcaaaaattgaacttatgttttaTTACTATAAATGTCGAGAAAAGGAAAAAATCCAATTGGCGACTCTTGGGTTTTGAGATTATGTGTTGAGTTGGTGGATTCAACTTGGAATTGATCGTAAAAAAAAAACCCTGAAAAGGTAATTGAAATATAGGACGAGTTGAAGCAAGTGATGCGAAAGCATTACGTTCCTTCTCATTACTATAGAAAGGTCTCAACGAGACTTCAATGTCTTGTTCAAGGTAATCGATCAGTTGATGAgtactttaaggagatggagatacTTATGCAAAGAGAAAATATACGAGAGGATGAAGAAACTACCATGGTGCGATTTGTAGATGGCTTGAACGTTTCGATAGCCAATGCTCTTAATCTTCAAACCTATATTGATCTTGTGGAGATGATATACAAGGCAATTGAGATTGAGCAACAATTTTAGCAACATCAATCTCGTCCATTTAGCGCATCACACTATTATCGAGGTACAAGTTCTAATTCTGCTTTCAAGAATTCAAAACCTTCTTATACTACTAATAAGTGGCTACCAAAATGTGATGAGACTAAACCTTTTGAATGGAAAAGTGGGGCTCCTATAAAATATTCTTCTACATCTTCTAAGCAACCCACTTCTACTAAATTTTCACCAAAACAACAAAGAGCTCGTGATATTGAATGTTTTACGTGAAATGGGCATGGCCACTATAGTCGTGATTGTGTCAACACGAGATTTTTGTTGATAGAAAAAGATCTTAAGGGTTTCCAATATCCAATTAAATATCCAACTAGAGAAGAAAGCAAGTATGACTTTGCACCTTTTGTTGACTCTTACTCTAATGGAAAAGAGATTTGTGATGACGAACTCTATGAACCAGAAAAAGATGATAATGAGAATTTCTTCCTCAAATCTATGGAGTTAGATGAGATACAAATGTCATGTTCTCCTATTGAGATAGATTGTACtgaattgaatattcataatacttgtgaTGGAGATATGGGAAGTGAGGAAAAATCATGTGAAAAGACAGAAAGAAAAGAGACCTTTAGTGATAAAAGTCTACTTAATGGTCCAAATTTGGTGAGTGAAAATTCATATGAGGTAAAATTGGATAGTTCTCagtagagaaagaaaatgaaatgcaagaaatacCCATACAAAAGTGAagaatgattatgttttaactaactCTAACTTAAATTTGTTTAGTGGTGTTTCTTTATTATTGGATTTCAAGGATCCATTGACGGACTCTCAATTATATTACTCTACCATCAATAGATGATTTTACTTGTGGAAAAGTGGTAAGTTGAACATTGATAATTCTCCACAAGTGCTAGAAGGTAAGAAAAGTAATGAtacatcaaaaattgaaatatataggCATCCCTTGAATGTTTTTGATAAGTATTCTactgattttatttttccttatgaCATGCTTTCTCATTGGTCAAGTTTCAATAAACAATGGTCTGaaagttcaattgattttatGGGTTTATCTAGTTATTTAAAGTTTACTTTTGTTGCATTCGACATGTTTATTAAAGAACCTTATGCATTTGATCTTGCAACAAAATTTTTTACCTTAAAAactaaatatgaatttttatataataatattaaactactttatttttataattatgtgaaattcttgaCTTGTCATTTGAATTTCTTATGGATAACCATGCATATTCAAAGAAAGTTACAAGTTATTTTTTGCTTGAACACTAATGTGCCTAATATTTCTTTGTCTAGTGTTGATGGTTTATTTTTGAAGGAGAGATATTTGATCCATGCTGATTTGGGATAtcaaaattgtatattttatctTGGAGATAGTTTTGGCATACAAGAAAGCTTAGGtaagtattttattcattttattgttatttattctaATCCATTTTCTTTCTGTCAAGCTAAAGATTCAGGGACGAATCTTCTTGAGGAAAGGGGGAATGATGCGAGTCTTAAGGCACAATTTCAGACCCATGAATGTGATGGActcacactacctcaaggcccaacaGTGTCAAAGGATaagcaaatcaaaccaagattcaATTAAAGAcaagattcgaggatgaatctttttgaggaaagagagaatgatacatgcacagatggtgtgaaatttattaaatttcaatcaCCAAAGCTGACAATTTTCAAGCTTAGGATTTTTGGATGGATCCTGACACTTCTAGGTTGAAATGTCTCATGGCGTTTGAAGATCTATGTCTTAACTTTGAAACgcattttgaatcactcgattttgagttctggagctcaagttatgactatTTTAGTGAATACTGCATGAGTAGAATTTCTAAAAGGGATTATGACATGAATTACgaattttgggcttttaatttgagtttcTTTCGATcatctagagccctaagtcaaatctgtGATGTTGACAAACTTTACAATCCGCTTTCGCATTCATCCGTCTCATTCTTTATCATCTCCCCAATCTAGTTGcatcaataaattatatatataacacattttTCAATATCAAATCTCAATGACCATtaaaacacatttcaaaatcaagTCTTCGTGACGCTTGAAGTGGACTCATTGACTCTAAGATTAAACAGATCCttaaattcaaatcaaattttcaaggAAACATCTTTTCAAACCCGTTTTTAAGATCAAGTGTGACGATTCTTGAAGTAGATTAAATACATCCAAAATCAAATCTAAAAAACTTTTGTATCAAAGTTCcattaaagaagaaaaaataaaagattttccAAAGATTTTCCAAAGATTGTAACTcagtattataaatatatttttttatttgttctaaTTTTTCAGGTCAATATTGCTGACTCTAAATTTGTGGGTACAACAACCAAATCAATAATATTGCAATATGTTCATTTATCTGCAATCACATTATcgtaatttcaatttaattcgaTTATCAAGGTTATTCGAGTTAACCAGTCGATTTAATCGATatttaaattgaaaacaaatattCAACCGATTCAATttatgaaatataataaaaaaagtttcCAACCGGAAATCAAGAATTGAGAAACTtattaaaaagctaaaaaatgatttttttttaaaacaaaaaagtttagatttttttCATGATGTAtctttgattttttataattttaaatattattaatcttTTCAAGTGGTTACCATGAAACTAAAGATCCAATGGGTTCCACCTCTAATTTAATTCTTACAACATAATCCACCACCGATTGCAAAAGTATTTTGCCGCCGACAGCCGACCGACTCTATTTGAGTTCCGGACTTAAGATGAAAAGAGAGTTCATTATTCTGAAAGCAAAGCAATCGGTCATTAATGAGTTgctaaaagaagaaaagaaaaagaaaattgccTTTTATGATTTCTACTATTTAACCAAGCGGAGTATTTGACCTACCAActtaacaaatcaaaacaattttgtCATTTGTCAACAAAGATCAAAATTCAATGCACCTACATCTATATTTCCCCCAAACTGGGATTGGAAAAAAAGAAAGTTTGACTCTCACAATAATTGATGGACCACATTGCATGttcacacaatcccaaatttaacttttataatcattttcttatttcagattatttcttttcttctctttttttttattttattaaaaagagaTTATTTGAAAACGAATCACTTGAGTTCTAGTTATTTTCattcaataaagaaaatcaattaTCTTTTATACTCAAGATATTCCAAGTTTTTTCCCCCTTTGATTGTTGGCTTTGGGGGCGAAGACAACTTTACATCACATGAGAGAATTTCAAGGCAATAGGGATAAAAAGTTAGCAAAATTAACTACTTTTTAAATTAGGATTTTTTCCAATTAAATTAGCTTATTTATTCATAATCATTTGTAAACAATAATCTAGGTTGAAACATCCTTTTCAAGCCaaactttttataaaaaattcaattttttggtttttcaaaaGTCCATTTGTgtgttaaaatataaatttacttctcatcatattaaaaatttatattaattgcttaaaaaattacttaaaatatatatatcataaatcatAATATTAAAGAAATGagtatcaattaaattaatttatttttcacattacaatatcatatctaaaataaatattttaatttttatataatattttttataacaataCTAGATACTTAAATCTTAAATCtcactttattattaatttttgttttctcaaAGATTTTTCCCTATAACAATGAAACCAATGAAATATGATTAGTTGacaacaatttattttattttaatggggtaaattttttttttcaaaattatatgtATGACATATCATATATGAATAAGTTTAAAAAGTTTATTAAATTACATTCATGTTATTACATATATTCGTACTCGATATAATAGGATGCAAGtaaatcttcagacagtattagGTAGCACCTAAGGCGAGAAGTTAGAAGTAGAAAAGTCCAAATAAATGACTGATAGCATCATACTTCCACGGCAGGTAAAAGATGCTATGTCACTTTGAAATGAgataactttttctttaaccaaCCACTTCCACTTATATAAAATCCATATAAGCAAAGCTCTATATAAAGGGTATCAAAAGACAGTGAGAGAGTCACCTCAGCATTCCTTCATATCTTCttcatttctatttttctttctgcTAATGGCATCAAATACTTGGggtttcctttcatttttcatgGTTCTCGTTGTAACCTCAGCCTATCCAATAAAAACCAAGCAATATAAACCATGCAAACACTTGGTTCTTTACTTCCATGACATTATTTACAATGGGATGAACAAAGAGAATGCTACATCCGCCATTGTTGCAGCACCACAAGGGGCTAACTTGACCATCTTGGCAAGTCAGTTCCATTTTGGGAACATAGCGGTATTCGATGATCCCATTACCTTGGATAATAACCTTCATTCAAAGCCTGTCGGTAGGGCTCAAGGCATGTATCTTTATGATACCAAAAACACTTACACTGCTTGGTTagggttttcatttgttttcaaCAGCACTGATTATTACCAAGGTACCATTAATTTCATTGGAGCTGATCCATTGATGAATAAGACTAGAGATATCTCTATTGTTGGTGGCACTGGTGACTTTTTCATGCATAGGGGTGTTGCAACTTTGATGACTGATTCCTTTGAAGGTGAAGTGTATTTCAGGCTCAAAGTTGATATCAAGTTCTATGAATGCtggtgaaaaaggaaaattcaAGGGGGGGAGGGATGGATGGGGTGAATAAGTGAATTGGAACTGAGTGTGATTGTGTTTGTAAACTCAGTCCTGCATAAAAAATGATTATTGTTGAAGctttttcaatttctatgatCTTTGCCTCTTAATTATCTGTTATGAATGGAAAATCCTGTCTCAAGCACTAAATTACACTTCACACTCTCAATattccaaaatttattttttaaaattaaagtttactGTTAATAGAGATTAATCTTTTCAAAGTTTGTGATTATCCCTTTCactaaaatcattttcaaaattctaaCTCAGACCTTCTTTTGAGAACGAATGTGTTTTACTattgcatatttttttattaaagtatcATGGAAGTCCTTATATTAGAAGACAAGTTACATTTTGTCCCTCCTACTTAAAAAATAGCTAGGCATATTAGTCATTGTAAGTTAGAGTTAAAAGCAAATGAGTTCTTTTGTTagaaattcatccatttttctagTTAAAAAACCGATTCCTATACATCAGCATGAGGTGCACATGGCACGCTATATGTCATACTGTGGTTGTTTTGTCAACTTtgccagtttttaatagtaaaaatgggtGTAATTTTTAACGGAAAgaatcaatttgctctttgatttaatttACAAGTActaatttatctacttttaatagaaaaagtaaaatataaattaaatttctaataCAAGTACTTTGATAATAATTTTACCTATATTTATAATGTGAGTTTGCAAGTGTTAGAATCTGGAGCAGTGGGACTTGGTACTCCAAAAATTCTACATATATTTTTAGtcttctaattaattaatttatcataaatatcaaatcaacttttgttttattattagcATTTTCTACAAAAAAACAATACTTCTAAAACTAAGAGTATTCAAAGGTCATATTCATTTTACTATTTTCCTGATTTCTTGTGTATATGATAAATTGATAATTCCTTTATCAttgtttttcttttgcttttgtcAATAAATCATTggttaattttaaatactaaacaAAGAATCCACTAGAGGCGTGCATGCCGGTTCGGCcggaaggcccgcccgaaaaatgggagggttcgggtaaaaatataggcccgaaatatgggtttgggcaaaaaaaagaGGCCTGTTTAGAAAACGAGCCGGGCCTCGGGTAAATCTTTTTTGGCctaggcccggcccgacccagcacaaattatatactaaatatatatatttatttttaatcacatttacattttatttccaattttaatataacactttttattatattttcaatttgtgtattattttaagaattgttttagtctcattttttatttgtttttatgcttttaaatatatttaatttattatattttaaatttttttatttaatgaaataagctaaaAGAAAATTAATGTGGGCCAGGCTGGGACAGGCTCgggcttaacaattttatttagggtcgggcttggacaaatttttaggctcatatttcgggccgggtTAGACTCGGGCCTAAAAAACGGACCTAAATTTTTGTTtgagcctggcccggcccgacccatgcaCACATCTAAAATCCATGTATGAtcttctttaaaaattaatttcaatatattccattatataaaactcaaaaaaaatttgtttacTTATATTAAGGAAACACTTTAATTGAGCTTTTGACAATTTATTTGCGGTTCCCAACATAAATCACATTAAATGCaaggaaaaaaatgagaaaattttatttttgttggcgAGCACAAGTCAAAATGTAGGGTAAGTTGAAACTGGAATAACAAACAAGTAGAAATAAGATCAAAGTTGGAAAAAAAACCTTGGTTACGCAAGTTATACTTTTTCTACATCTGCATGTGTTAAGTAGAAGCTATGATTTATGTCATACACATTTATCGTGTAGCAACTTTATATCTATAATTTAATATGGATTACTCTCCATTAAGATTTTTTTCTTGAAAGTTTAGTTATAAGTTAAGTGATTCACTTGATTAAACTTACAAAAATGCAACTCGAAATATTAGTTCCCACGGGAACAATGTTAAGAGCgttctttatatttttctatCTAGTACAAGCCGATCATATATAAGAGTTTTGACATGCTAAGATACAAATCAATTACAATCATATTCCCCTATAAATAGCTATACAAAAAGGTCTTCAATCATCCTTGTAAAAGTTAAATAAGAATTGAGATCTTAAATATATTTCAAAGTCAACATGGTTCGATTTTGTTTACTAAGGGAACTTGGATTGTATTGAAATACTTTAATTTGATTCTGCACAAataacaccatgtttggttgcaggggcgaagctagaaaatttttttaggggggccggatgaaattttaattttttatagtttatatttctataatttgtaaaggattaaattgaatttttataattttaggggggccaaagtgtaattttacctttactaatttaaaatttttaaaaaatttcaagggcctaaaatgaaattttccattttagggggggccggggcccatgccagcccccctggCTACACTCCTGTTTGGTTGGATGTAATCCCATAACTATTACTTGTCTATTCGTTAGGCTCAAGTTATTACTTTGTTTGGTTGGGAGAGTTGGCAAATTCACCTGCAATGTAAGCGGACACTATTACAAGACGACCTGTAATAGTCATTCCATGACATGGGCTAAGAATAGGGATTCCATTCTAGATGGAATGAAAATGTAATCATGGCTGGACTAAAATATCCCTTCTTCATCTCTTTCACTCGTTTTTCCCAATTGCTTTCGCAAAATTGAAACTTGCGTTTGAAATCGATGACTTGCAAAGGCTCTATTCGCTCGTTTACAGTTGTTCATCCTGATTGAAAGGTAAGTTATATTAAAAGTTTCATATTATTCGTTCCCCATGTTCATCtctcttcaaaaaaaaattttttttgaggACTTTTTGTTTCTCCAAATTTGGCTTAATCTGGGTATGATcccttttttccaaaattaacaaagaaatgtgaagatttaaaaaataaattttcttttttctggaCTTTCCTTTTCCTCTGACTATTACTTtgccaagttttttttttgtttcctagATGAacaaaaaaattgtagaaataaaAAAAGTGCTTTTattaagtctttttctttttgtttccccCGAGTTTTCGTTAATCCAACAATGCTATTTTTTCccagttttaaattttttttcaagatttctagaaaaattttgatttgtttcaGGATTTATTTGTTCTTTCCGATTGAATTTTCCATATATGTTTCTGAATTTGGCAATTTAAATCTGGTTTTGGTTTGTTGTTTGCTTCCCTTCAATGGTTGCttcattgtttcttttttttatatgacTTCTTAATCTATAAAAATTTTGCAGTTGGCTTGTTTCTTATTCTAGAATTATATTAGTTTTTCATTTTGCTTTTATTATGCAGGTAAGCAATCTAGAAGTTTACAATTTCTGCCGATTGTTTCTCAGAAAAACTTGAAAAGTGATAGATTCAAATTATATAGATTTATTTAGCATCTTTTTAGTTATATTTTATGCAAATTTCGGGCATGTGGGTAGCCAATTGAGtcattttaattcatattaaaatattagaataatttgagtgaagtttgtaattttatgcaattattaattttacataattttgctATTTTATGCTACATGttaattttactcaatttgctGCAGTTAGACCACTAAATTAATTCATGTTGGAGTTAATAATATCACACATGAACACAAGTTAATTTCTACTTCATATGGATGACAAGCTCACCAATTGGACtcataaattcaattaaacccaACTTGGAAGACAATTGCTAAAAAGAATGAAGTCTGCTCTCAATTGGGTTGTCAAAACTGTCAGGGAAAATGGCCCAAACTCGGCAAAGGCATGAGAGCAGCACAAATTAGCTTTGGGATAATTAATTTGAAGGTCCCTACTTGTGCAACGAAATCACAAATCAACCTCCAATTTCCACCTTGATTACCATCCACCCCCTACATGATTCATGCTTGACAtgcatgaatcaagcaaccaCCCAACCTCCATCCCAAATTTCATGGTCAGCCAAGCAAGGAAGTAATTTAAGGGATCTTcaagctatttttagtaaactctcaTGCTACTCTTCAACTATAGTTACCACCTCTCATCTCTCATTCCAATCATCATTCATACATCTCTCATTCATCCATCAACTCACTTTTCTATTATCTTTCTTTCCTCGCTTCCACACATAAGACATCCATTTACCCACTTCCTTTTAGTTAGCATTTCCCTTAAGAAGCATTTTGCAAAGGAGCAATCATGAGAATTGGATGAAGCCACCACGATCGATCTTTGGAGAATCGCCGAAATCATCAAGTTTTTCTTCTTTCCTATTCTTTAATTTTGTTCTTATTTGTTCAACATGTTTGCaaattgttttaatgttttttcATTAAAGATgatgacttaattttgttttggtTAGAATGATTGCATTAATTTGATGAAGTTCATTTGATTCGTGTTTATGGTGTTTTGTGCCTAAGTTGTTCGtgcttccaattaaaatcatttatgtatttcatgcattaaaatatgattgaatgcattagaattagttgatcGATCCTAACCAAAAGGCAATTAATGGACGCAATAATTAAAAGGTTCATGTTTAGTTTAGAtcctaattcaattaaattaaaggtttgtAATAACTCGGAAGAGCTCTATAACCTTGTATaacttttagatttgtgtgattaagttgtttcaaacctaactcgTCCCTGATACTTTGCATATCTAAAGAATCCTTAGTTAAATATGGACATAGAAATATGCATGTTTTTCTACGTATAAGATTTCGAAAGAACTTATATTAGATTCCAAGTTAATGAATAACCGAGTTGCCATGAA encodes:
- the LOC107952533 gene encoding disease resistance response protein 206 encodes the protein MASNTWGFLSFFMVLVVTSAYPIKTKQYKPCKHLVLYFHDIIYNGMNKENATSAIVAAPQGANLTILASQFHFGNIAVFDDPITLDNNLHSKPVGRAQGMYLYDTKNTYTAWLGFSFVFNSTDYYQGTINFIGADPLMNKTRDISIVGGTGDFFMHRGVATLMTDSFEGEVYFRLKVDIKFYECW